The nucleotide window TGATAACGATATCGAATAAAAGCAACGCGCGGTGATTACAATGAAGCAACGACCGTTTCAACTCAAACTTCGATCTTCTCGCCGGATTGTTCGAAGTTCGATGCGTTATCATTCTTTACTTGTTGATCCATCTTTAATGAAATAGAACTTATTTCTTTACAGATTAAACATATCTGAGGATCCTTAAAAATATACACTGTTTTCTTAACGTCATTCCCTTCGACCTATCGTACTCAATATACGCGTATATTCTTGGCCATTCTTTTTTGACTAGATTTATTCTTAGTTGAATAGGTATTTTACTCGTTGCTGCGAGTACGAGGTTTTGGATCGATATACGCCATTATTTAGCCAGAACAAACTTCTGAGTGTTCGTCCCATGCAGCAACCTGaaattaataattgtattaataaCATTCAGACAAATTATgtattagtaaataataatgaattgaCAATCTAGTAAACACAGAATacatttttaattgaatttctTACTTGGCATTCACGGCTGCAGTACCACTGATTTCCGCAGCCAGCGCACACAAATTGTGCTGCACGTTCATGACACCCTTGGCATCGCGGAGGACTGTCTCTGTCCTCCCTTGCATCCCTTCCACCCGAAGAAATGCGCGTTTCTCTATCTTCGATTACTGCTGATTCCTCTTCAACGTCGTCCtgaacataaaattataaataaataagagtgaaaataattataattcattttATACATATTCGCTGCCATATCACTGAGTAATCGCCTTTAACAAATATGTGTATTTTCACAATTCTCATATACGGAGAACGTGTATGTTAATCTTTTAATGTCTCAATTTCTTGCTTTATTCTATAAATTTACATGGCTTAATAAAATCAAATTGGTACATTATACGtttttaaataatgtataataaatgtGAATATGCATGAAATGTCTGTAGAATAATTGAAGACCActcaaaatggaaaatatgctAAAACACTGCAGATATTTTATATATGTCACATTCATTGCAGATGGCATTAAGAAAACAAGTATATTGATATCTTCCTTACCACGTgaattaaattatttgaatgaGATTGTACCGGGGTATTGACTACAGGTGTTATGGTTATTTCAGTTCGAGCCTggaaacaagaacaataaagattaataatattgaaactatcattaatttataattttcattttatgGAACGGCAAAGCACCTTGGAAGAAGACAGAAGGTCGCTGATGGAAACCGGATTAGAGCCTTGATATGCCTGCAAAAGGTGCTGGGTTGCCGCATTTTGCTGTGGCATGGACGCGGCTGTCGGTGCATTCCTTTCTCTTTCAGGTGCGGTGAGTAATCTAGCTAAAGTAGGTGAAAAAGTTGTAGGTCTTGGAGATTGTGATTTCGTGAGAATTCCATGGAGCAATGAACAGCTTTGCTGAGGTGGTGTATTTTGTGGTGCTGGAGACGGCGCCACGGGGTGTAGTGTCACATCCGGATAATTTTGAGGTGTTTTCACGGGTTCACCTGTAAACAATACGAAAATTTTCAAGATTATTATTGCTAAAttcttataatgtaatgtaatttttcttcgtATTTATCATAATCTTGCAGTTTCCTCTCAATTTAATTAGTCAATTAATGAAATACTAGAGAACTACTTaagtgaaataatattttctttattcgaattacggGAAGACATGTTCACGATGAAATTATTCGATACGATctatactttatttattattatttgggaCAAATTTGGATATTCAATTTTAAATAGCATTTCTATAATTTCACCCTTTAAAGTTACGTGAAAAGTTacaaaattgtaataatattaattgttatatacCTTGTTGTTGACTCAGTTTAGCAAATTGTACAAGCACATCCTTAAAGCTCATGGAATTATTGGGATCAGACATGTTCGGATTGCTTTTACAAGAGTCCGTACTAGATGGCCTCGAGTCAACATTGTGTCCTGTTTCTACCATAGCACCGCCAGCTCCAAGGCCAACGTTCACCGAATTTCTCATTCTGCGACCCCTGCAGCATTAAAATATACGATAAATTAAATGTATAtctttatataatttatgtttatttttacattttataagcTATGCATCTTATGttaaattattctattatttttattgtcatccgaataaataaaattattaaattatcatgaattcaaaaatttgcaatcatttTGATTGGTTCGGTAATTCCAATGTTAACTTGATTACGATTCAAGTATGAGCAGAAAAACAATTACAAAGAAACAAGGGAAACTCGATTCATGAGAGCTTATCTACTCGATGATAAAATGTGAGAAAGATTTGATAAAACGAGTATGTGTTTATTTAATCATAGCAAGAAGGTGGTTGTTCACGACATAAACGTATAGAAAAGAAAAGCTTACATCCTTCAAAAACTGATCTAAAGAACACAAATAATAATTACCTTCGCGGTACTATCTCAGGATGTCTCAGTCTGTAATCAGCGATAATGGATCTAACGTCGACGATGGCTCCTTGCCGGCCCTCGCCGATCTGCCTATTTTCTGGGCTGAGGGCTTCAGCCTGTTTCCGGCCATTTTCTCCACCCTGTTTGGGAGGCGTCGATTGTCGTTGAGACGTTTGTTTACCGGTTTTCTCTTTTTTGAAAGCCGGCGAGTCCCGAGAACTTTCCTCGGGCAGGTCCTCTTTCGAGCCGAAATTTAGTTTTTCTTTGGATACGGGTGTCGTGTTACCGCTGCTCTCCCATTCGGGACCAAGCGATAAGCTAGCCGGAGGTAACGTCTCCGCTAACTGACCATTACCTTCCATGAATCCCATCACCTGTCGCCTTCTTTCGATTCTCAGGTACGCCTCCTCCTTCAGTTTCCTCATGCTTAGAATCTCGTTCCATTCCATTTCTTTGGCACGTGCTAACTCGTCCAAGGCCTGCGTTCAACAGAAAGGAAATCTCATTGTTATCACACTTCAAATAAATAGGTAGCctatatattatttcaaatgtgCTTAAACTTTTTCATTGTCTCTCTCTGTCGTGCTTGTTAATTTCAAACAATTACTCTAAAAAGAAATAAACGCAATTTCAAGTTTTCAGTAGCTATATCTAATTGCACTGTTCCAGGTATTGTATCTACACAGctgctttttaaatttctaTCTGAATACTCTCTTCCACATAAATACTACTTTTTAATAGCATTTATGGTCAGTGATATTACTGCTCTAGAAACGATGACCACATTGTGGTCATAGTGATTCGCAGTTGAGCATTTTGGTCCCAACCAAGCAGTAAGAGGGCACAGCTCGTTATTTCGGCCGGGTAGGTCAAGGGCTATCGAGGAAATCATATTTACCTGTACTTCGGCACGAAGTTGATCAGCCCTCGCAGCAAGTTCTTCCGCGGTAACTTTCTCACAGCCGACCAGAGACGATATATACTGTTCCCTTTGTTCGAGACAGGATTTCTTCGGCGCCGAGTTCCCGTTCGAGGACAACTGTCCATCGGCGGCCTTTCGCTTCCTACCGTTTCCTTCCGTTTCGGATTTCGCGCAGCGAGACGCGACAGGCTTCTGCTGCGCCGTGTCCACCGCCGATAGGGTGGTCTTGGTTGTCGTCTCTGACTCTGAATCACAGAGGGGTTCCTTCTTTATGGACGTCGAACGAAGGCATTCGACCGTACCCGGGGCCGCGGCGGTCTCCTCCGGCAGTGCGGCCCCATTCTGCTGGCTCTGGGGAACTTTCGGCGAGGCTCTCGACGAATCGTCCTCCCTCGTCTTCTCGGCCGAGTCCACCTTCTTCCCATTACCAGCGGCACCTTCCATCGCGTGCATCTTGTTCAAACTGCAAGCAAACAACAAATATTTCTGCCGTGAGTAAGCGCTTCCTGTGCCCTTCGGGTGCTGTATGCTGCTGTCCTTGATCTACTCTTACGATTCATGTTGCAAAATGCCAACGGGATTAATGGAAAAAGGTAACCGGTGATTATGATTAACAGTTGTTTAAAGTGGAGTCTCTGATAGTGCGAATGATACTGTATTAATAATCCTATAAAAATagtgttttttttatatttattatcttaTTCTTACTCCGTTCATACATTCCTCAGGGTGGTAATTCACCCATTCTACTTTCTTAAATACTATGGAAACCtgtgatttttataaaatgtgATAGAATGGATGAAACATAACTTGAAGATTTCAAAGGTAAAAATAAAAACGAAGAGGAAATGTTCATCTTTGGATCTTTCGTGTGACTATCACTAAGGAGATACATTGATCAGTTGAATACAGTGCTTGCAGGACACACAATGAAAATTGTTATACTAAAATATTTAATCAACAATATAAACGCTACAATTCTTGCAGTTTGGATCATGTTAGGAATCAAGATACAACGAACCTTAATCAAATCATTCTTTATTATTTCCGATCCGAAAGAATTTATCGCTgatatttctaaatatttagCTTGCGCAAATTTTAAATCAATTAcattattgttaattttattactATCCAGTGTTCTGCGTATATTTAAATATGACATTGGCCAAGATCGGTGACGATCAGCATTTGAAAACTCAACGTGGGAACCTCatgaaaattgaaaagttatgaTATTGCGTATCGCTTGATAGAAAAATTCATCGTAAAGCATTCTCTAACGACGATGACATTGATATGATTGTAAGTTTCCTTTAACCTTGCATAGAAAATAAATATCATTGAGCTGGAGGACGTTTAATAGAAACCGTCTGGTATGCGTTTCTATGATCGTTTTCATAATGATGTATACACAaatgtttatatcgcaagtcgtAGCGATGGGCTCTGCAATTAGACGGATTGCATAAACAACTCTGAACCCTGTATGACAGTCACCCGGTTTTCATGTTACATGGTAGCTTCGATTTCGTAGCAGAGATACCTGGCGGAAAAATGTCAGTTTAATTACTTAGTTTTGTGCGTTATATGATAGGGTTGCTACGacctttatatacatataaagatGATTTTTGAAGATTTCTTGATCAAGATTTTGATCATCTACTTCTAACGCTAGAACCATGAGTCGAAGTCGTGATATTCCATACAAAATTTGTCAAAACATTTTAGGCTGATAAATATACTTTGAACACCGTGGATTAGTATGAATACAGTATGGATTACTGTTGTAGAGAGCGCGCGACATTGTTTTGATGAATCAGAAATCATCGATACCGTGTTTGACGGTCAGCAACGTTTTTACCGATAACAACGTTCTGTCACTGTGTGGCAATTGTTTTTGCAAGTTGATATACAAAAGAAAAAATTTGCATAATCCCACACTGCCGATTATTGCATAATGACGTCACATTTACTTGTCTATTTCAACACGGAAATAATGAAGTATGAAATTAATGGGACAAATCTAAGAAAAAGAAATCGGTGCGACCTTCGTGATCGATGTCACGTAAAGAAAGCCATGATCTTTATACAAATGCAGATTTATAACGATCGTTAATTAGGAACAGAAGCAGAAAAATATCATCCGTATTGCAAACACATTTTTATGACCATTTCACACAACATGCCAATACAAATGGATAAGACAAATAAGCAAGTGTTAATGAAAATTAGCGAAGCTTATAGCACGAGGTGTGAATTTTTAAATTGTATACTTTTTGAAAACGAACATTTCCTACACGTATGAATGTATGTCATATtatctaatatttttaattatcttatatttaaaaataataatacagcgCAGAAACAGATCGGCCATATATATTTGATCTGTTTTCATAACCTGAACTTGCTACTTGAGAATTTTACCACTTACTAATTAAACCACTTACTAAAGCGAATGATGAATGATGAAATCAAGAAGAAATTCACGTTTCAACTTTCTCATTTACTAAATTTTTCCTTAATTAAGGGaaattaacaatattattcaatttttctTATGTCTTCACagtattatattttatgtacCCATttataccataaatgcataatatccgcagtctactaattataATAAACATTATTGCAATTGTGTGCAAGTATTAGCACGTCCTTACTGTTTCTACCAATTGTTCGctttatagtttcaaatataaAAGTGAAGTTGAAGATAAAAGTTATAAGTAACAACAATTTCACCAATCTGTTGTcaagaatttttaaaaaatctcaaATCCTATTATCAATGCATATTAAATTGCTAATAAAAGTGAAAATACTCCAGCGATGAGGATAACGTAGGGTAGTATTGGCAATGCGTGCACGTCCGCCGTTCTGCGTTTACCCTCAGCAAGAGGTACGCTATACTCGCACTAGAATAGAAGGTGACCACACGGTGGGGTTAATGCTTTCGTAGCGGAAGACCTTTGCAGACGCAAAACTGAGGCCCTTTTCGAAATCAATTTACAGTATACATCTCTAGAAAATCACAGTGCTGCCAATTATATTAACTATTCCGGGTCTAGCTGTTTTTAAACAATAATCACTAAAAAGAAGATCGCTATAAGATTACTGAAATTTGCAGCATTAAAATTAGGATAGTTTCCCGATACATATTTTCAGTAACGGAAGAAGATTAAATTAGGAACTCCCCAAAAGATAAACGGTCATAatgaacaaaattattaa belongs to Megalopta genalis isolate 19385.01 chromosome 1, iyMegGena1_principal, whole genome shotgun sequence and includes:
- the LOC117218641 gene encoding uncharacterized protein LOC117218641 isoform X1, whose product is MADTKTENTDLKKATNAADTLNDLTTSKDNVEEIKKHMEGVPSENKVEVNDSFEKKSELINDVDMKESNKEIGVDDSKTENVASKNENKSGTYTKEEEMLSVEHKETDQKAEKPNPNDTIRKVNDLQSANTVSEEEKTLNEISKVVHEGLNTEDVSSPLTKSKDIQEGDDNIVDESKQKTDEESKTENAVKETPSENVNVPVETEVKQNIEEVEHAECGIVGPPTTVSELIHEEELRAESALSTDSKVQDHVAEWVRELVAVDEEETSVQHVEEEKKNVRGKRTRKKKNNDILALPTRKSQRIVSNIIKKSIKCLNKMHAMEGAAGNGKKVDSAEKTREDDSSRASPKVPQSQQNGAALPEETAAAPGTVECLRSTSIKKEPLCDSESETTTKTTLSAVDTAQQKPVASRCAKSETEGNGRKRKAADGQLSSNGNSAPKKSCLEQREQYISSLVGCEKVTAEELAARADQLRAEVQALDELARAKEMEWNEILSMRKLKEEAYLRIERRRQVMGFMEGNGQLAETLPPASLSLGPEWESSGNTTPVSKEKLNFGSKEDLPEESSRDSPAFKKEKTGKQTSQRQSTPPKQGGENGRKQAEALSPENRQIGEGRQGAIVDVRSIIADYRLRHPEIVPRRGRRMRNSVNVGLGAGGAMVETGHNVDSRPSSTDSCKSNPNMSDPNNSMSFKDVLVQFAKLSQQQGEPVKTPQNYPDVTLHPVAPSPAPQNTPPQQSCSLLHGILTKSQSPRPTTFSPTLARLLTAPERERNAPTAASMPQQNAATQHLLQAYQGSNPVSISDLLSSSKARTEITITPVVNTPVQSHSNNLIHVDDVEEESAVIEDRETRISSGGRDAREDRDSPPRCQGCHERAAQFVCAGCGNQWYCSRECQVAAWDEHSEVCSG
- the LOC117218641 gene encoding uncharacterized protein LOC117218641 isoform X2 codes for the protein MPQCAVATCRNSHRRTRGRRIRYHRFPQIPEVRSRWVRACGRVPLSNGEIPFNIQTARICSLHFTNDSYEKDMEHLVLGLPVRSRLRRGAVPTIGVPVNVQPVTKMLVEDAKRSLLKVTHAKMLTGQKVTGKNGLADSKQQHHQPAAERRQQHQHHQHQQRAKSGNQVNQEQKMAGIDVLLALGLKPAPRLNKMHAMEGAAGNGKKVDSAEKTREDDSSRASPKVPQSQQNGAALPEETAAAPGTVECLRSTSIKKEPLCDSESETTTKTTLSAVDTAQQKPVASRCAKSETEGNGRKRKAADGQLSSNGNSAPKKSCLEQREQYISSLVGCEKVTAEELAARADQLRAEVQALDELARAKEMEWNEILSMRKLKEEAYLRIERRRQVMGFMEGNGQLAETLPPASLSLGPEWESSGNTTPVSKEKLNFGSKEDLPEESSRDSPAFKKEKTGKQTSQRQSTPPKQGGENGRKQAEALSPENRQIGEGRQGAIVDVRSIIADYRLRHPEIVPRRGRRMRNSVNVGLGAGGAMVETGHNVDSRPSSTDSCKSNPNMSDPNNSMSFKDVLVQFAKLSQQQGEPVKTPQNYPDVTLHPVAPSPAPQNTPPQQSCSLLHGILTKSQSPRPTTFSPTLARLLTAPERERNAPTAASMPQQNAATQHLLQAYQGSNPVSISDLLSSSKARTEITITPVVNTPVQSHSNNLIHVDDVEEESAVIEDRETRISSGGRDAREDRDSPPRCQGCHERAAQFVCAGCGNQWYCSRECQVAAWDEHSEVCSG